The Brachyhypopomus gauderio isolate BG-103 chromosome 2, BGAUD_0.2, whole genome shotgun sequence genome contains a region encoding:
- the LOC143487700 gene encoding cytochrome P450 2K1-like isoform X1 — translation MALVAGLLLSDVSTTMSLGAVLLILVLYLLYSGTSSQKAQKEPPGPKPLPLLGNLLQMDLRRVHESLCDLSKKYGSVFTVYFGSKKVVVLAGYKTVKHALVNYADVFGGRDIPPLYHDLANGYGILWANGGNWKVMRRFALAALRDLGMGKRNSEEKIIEETHYLKDVFEKFEGKSFDTTHPVNVAISNIICAITFGNRFDYEDPKFKLMVNRGNENMKNAVSIPLQLYNMFPKIFPRTRNWKELVNNVDNTVNEMQQICNSLKETLNLSVSRGLIDSFFIRKALGENDVHFHEKNLLFTVSNLFIAGTDTTSTTLRWGLFFMAKYPLIQAKVQEEIDRVVGSRLPVMEDRKNLPYTDAVIHETQRLANIVPMSLPHITTCDIQFEGFFIKKGTSVIPLLTSVLKDENEWESPDKFNPAHFLDEDGHFVKSDAFMPFSAGRRVCLGESLAKMELFLFFTSLLQYFQFTPPPGVSEDQLDLTPSVGFTLNPSPHELCAVRRNRSP, via the exons ATGGCTCTCGTGGCAGGTCTTCTTTTATCGGACGTCAGCACAACCATGTCACTCGGGGCTGTGCTGCTGATTTTAGTGCTGTATCTCCTGTACTCTGGCACTAGTTCCCAGAAAGCACAGAAGGAGCCTCCTGGACCCAAACCACTGCCACTCCTGGGAAACCTGCTGCAGATGGACCTCAGGAGGGTCCACGAGAGTCTCTGTGAC CTCTCAAAAAAATATGGCTCTGTTTTTACGGTATATTTTGGATCCAAGAAAGTAGTGGTCTTGGCTGGATACAAGACTGTTAAGCATGCGCTTGTAAACTATGCAGATGTTTTTGGAGGTAGAGATATTCCTCCTCTATATCATGATCTTGCAAATGGATATG GCATCTTGTGGGCAAATGGAGGCAACTGGAAAGTGATGAGACGCTTTGCTCTCGCTGCTCTTCGAGACTTAGGAATGGGCAAGAGAAACAGTGAGGAGAAGATTATAGAAGAGACGCATTATCTGAAAGACGTTTTTGAGAAGTTTGAAG GAAAATCGTTTGACACAACCCATCCAGTTAATGTTGCCATCTCCAACATCATCTGTGCCATCACCTTTGGGAACCGATTTGACTATGAAGATCCTAAATTCAAACTCATGGTTAACAGGGGCAATGAAAATATGAAGAATGCTGTTTCTATCCCATTACAG CTCTACAACATGTTTCCCAAGATATTTCCAAGAACTAGGAACTGGAAAGAGCTCGTAAATAATGTAGATAACACTGTGAATGAAATGCAACAAATATGTAACAGTCTTAAAGAGACTCTGAACCTATCAGTCAGTAGGGGACTCATCGACTCCTTCTTCATCCGCAAG GCATTAGGGGAAAATGATGTGCACTTCCATGAGAAAAATCTGCTTTTCACTGTATCCAACCTGTTTATTGCTGGCACTGACACTACAAGTACCACCCTGCGTTGGGGTCTGTTCTTCATGGCCAAATATCCACTAATACAAG CCAAAGTCCAAGAGGAGATTGACAGGGTGGTTGGAAGTCGTCTGCCAGTCATGGAGGACAGAAAGAACTTGCCTTACACAGATGCAGTGATCCATGAAACTCAGAGACTGGCCAACATAGTTCCCATGAGTCTCCCCCATATCACCACGTGTGACATTCAGTTTGAGGGGTTTTTCATCAAGAAG GGAACCTCCGTGATTCCACTCTTGACATCCGTGTTGAAGGATGAGAATGAATGGGAAAGCCCAGACAAGTTCAACCCAGCACACTTCCTTGATGAAGATGGACATTTTGTTAAAAGTGATGCCTTCATGCCCTTTTCTGCAG GGCGCAGGGTGTGTCTTGGAGAGAGTCTGGCCAAGATGgagctcttcctcttcttcacctccctcCTGCAGTACTTTCAGTTCACTCCTCCACCAGGTGTTTCTGAGGATCAGCTGGACCTGACTCCATCTGTGGGATTCACACTGAACCCCTCCCCCCATGAGCTCTGTGCAGTGCGCAGGAACAGATCACCCTAG
- the LOC143487700 gene encoding cytochrome P450 2K1-like isoform X2 encodes MSHWGRLQWLQECWLCPGTWLISWTGIRQSAGILWANGGNWKVMRRFALAALRDLGMGKRNSEEKIIEETHYLKDVFEKFEGKSFDTTHPVNVAISNIICAITFGNRFDYEDPKFKLMVNRGNENMKNAVSIPLQLYNMFPKIFPRTRNWKELVNNVDNTVNEMQQICNSLKETLNLSVSRGLIDSFFIRKALGENDVHFHEKNLLFTVSNLFIAGTDTTSTTLRWGLFFMAKYPLIQAKVQEEIDRVVGSRLPVMEDRKNLPYTDAVIHETQRLANIVPMSLPHITTCDIQFEGFFIKKGTSVIPLLTSVLKDENEWESPDKFNPAHFLDEDGHFVKSDAFMPFSAGRRVCLGESLAKMELFLFFTSLLQYFQFTPPPGVSEDQLDLTPSVGFTLNPSPHELCAVRRNRSP; translated from the exons ATGTCCCACTGGGGGCGGCTACAATGGTTACAAGAGTGTTGGCTATGTCCGGGAACTTGGCTGATCAGCTGGACCGGGATCCGGCAAAGTGCAG GCATCTTGTGGGCAAATGGAGGCAACTGGAAAGTGATGAGACGCTTTGCTCTCGCTGCTCTTCGAGACTTAGGAATGGGCAAGAGAAACAGTGAGGAGAAGATTATAGAAGAGACGCATTATCTGAAAGACGTTTTTGAGAAGTTTGAAG GAAAATCGTTTGACACAACCCATCCAGTTAATGTTGCCATCTCCAACATCATCTGTGCCATCACCTTTGGGAACCGATTTGACTATGAAGATCCTAAATTCAAACTCATGGTTAACAGGGGCAATGAAAATATGAAGAATGCTGTTTCTATCCCATTACAG CTCTACAACATGTTTCCCAAGATATTTCCAAGAACTAGGAACTGGAAAGAGCTCGTAAATAATGTAGATAACACTGTGAATGAAATGCAACAAATATGTAACAGTCTTAAAGAGACTCTGAACCTATCAGTCAGTAGGGGACTCATCGACTCCTTCTTCATCCGCAAG GCATTAGGGGAAAATGATGTGCACTTCCATGAGAAAAATCTGCTTTTCACTGTATCCAACCTGTTTATTGCTGGCACTGACACTACAAGTACCACCCTGCGTTGGGGTCTGTTCTTCATGGCCAAATATCCACTAATACAAG CCAAAGTCCAAGAGGAGATTGACAGGGTGGTTGGAAGTCGTCTGCCAGTCATGGAGGACAGAAAGAACTTGCCTTACACAGATGCAGTGATCCATGAAACTCAGAGACTGGCCAACATAGTTCCCATGAGTCTCCCCCATATCACCACGTGTGACATTCAGTTTGAGGGGTTTTTCATCAAGAAG GGAACCTCCGTGATTCCACTCTTGACATCCGTGTTGAAGGATGAGAATGAATGGGAAAGCCCAGACAAGTTCAACCCAGCACACTTCCTTGATGAAGATGGACATTTTGTTAAAAGTGATGCCTTCATGCCCTTTTCTGCAG GGCGCAGGGTGTGTCTTGGAGAGAGTCTGGCCAAGATGgagctcttcctcttcttcacctccctcCTGCAGTACTTTCAGTTCACTCCTCCACCAGGTGTTTCTGAGGATCAGCTGGACCTGACTCCATCTGTGGGATTCACACTGAACCCCTCCCCCCATGAGCTCTGTGCAGTGCGCAGGAACAGATCACCCTAG
- the LOC143487700 gene encoding cytochrome P450 2K1-like isoform X3 gives MRRFALAALRDLGMGKRNSEEKIIEETHYLKDVFEKFEGKSFDTTHPVNVAISNIICAITFGNRFDYEDPKFKLMVNRGNENMKNAVSIPLQLYNMFPKIFPRTRNWKELVNNVDNTVNEMQQICNSLKETLNLSVSRGLIDSFFIRKALGENDVHFHEKNLLFTVSNLFIAGTDTTSTTLRWGLFFMAKYPLIQAKVQEEIDRVVGSRLPVMEDRKNLPYTDAVIHETQRLANIVPMSLPHITTCDIQFEGFFIKKGTSVIPLLTSVLKDENEWESPDKFNPAHFLDEDGHFVKSDAFMPFSAGRRVCLGESLAKMELFLFFTSLLQYFQFTPPPGVSEDQLDLTPSVGFTLNPSPHELCAVRRNRSP, from the exons ATGAGACGCTTTGCTCTCGCTGCTCTTCGAGACTTAGGAATGGGCAAGAGAAACAGTGAGGAGAAGATTATAGAAGAGACGCATTATCTGAAAGACGTTTTTGAGAAGTTTGAAG GAAAATCGTTTGACACAACCCATCCAGTTAATGTTGCCATCTCCAACATCATCTGTGCCATCACCTTTGGGAACCGATTTGACTATGAAGATCCTAAATTCAAACTCATGGTTAACAGGGGCAATGAAAATATGAAGAATGCTGTTTCTATCCCATTACAG CTCTACAACATGTTTCCCAAGATATTTCCAAGAACTAGGAACTGGAAAGAGCTCGTAAATAATGTAGATAACACTGTGAATGAAATGCAACAAATATGTAACAGTCTTAAAGAGACTCTGAACCTATCAGTCAGTAGGGGACTCATCGACTCCTTCTTCATCCGCAAG GCATTAGGGGAAAATGATGTGCACTTCCATGAGAAAAATCTGCTTTTCACTGTATCCAACCTGTTTATTGCTGGCACTGACACTACAAGTACCACCCTGCGTTGGGGTCTGTTCTTCATGGCCAAATATCCACTAATACAAG CCAAAGTCCAAGAGGAGATTGACAGGGTGGTTGGAAGTCGTCTGCCAGTCATGGAGGACAGAAAGAACTTGCCTTACACAGATGCAGTGATCCATGAAACTCAGAGACTGGCCAACATAGTTCCCATGAGTCTCCCCCATATCACCACGTGTGACATTCAGTTTGAGGGGTTTTTCATCAAGAAG GGAACCTCCGTGATTCCACTCTTGACATCCGTGTTGAAGGATGAGAATGAATGGGAAAGCCCAGACAAGTTCAACCCAGCACACTTCCTTGATGAAGATGGACATTTTGTTAAAAGTGATGCCTTCATGCCCTTTTCTGCAG GGCGCAGGGTGTGTCTTGGAGAGAGTCTGGCCAAGATGgagctcttcctcttcttcacctccctcCTGCAGTACTTTCAGTTCACTCCTCCACCAGGTGTTTCTGAGGATCAGCTGGACCTGACTCCATCTGTGGGATTCACACTGAACCCCTCCCCCCATGAGCTCTGTGCAGTGCGCAGGAACAGATCACCCTAG